A stretch of the Polluticoccus soli genome encodes the following:
- a CDS encoding RNA polymerase sigma factor, with the protein MNHRVNIEKAFAGMIAENERLIYKVCSVYASEPEDRRDLFQEIVLQAWKGYARFKEEEAKISTWLYRVALNTAISHKRKQYKTITTRSQDELLYQIADNTIEYRNEEYKMLHQLISQLPTLEKALMLLYLEDKSYQEMAEILGLTAGNVGVKINRIKEKLRRQAQPLFR; encoded by the coding sequence ATGAACCACCGGGTAAACATAGAAAAAGCCTTTGCCGGCATGATAGCCGAAAATGAGCGCCTGATCTATAAGGTATGTTCTGTGTATGCGTCAGAACCCGAAGACCGACGTGACCTGTTCCAGGAAATAGTATTGCAGGCATGGAAGGGCTATGCACGATTCAAAGAAGAGGAGGCTAAAATAAGCACGTGGCTGTATCGCGTGGCGTTGAATACGGCCATTAGTCATAAACGGAAGCAGTATAAGACTATTACGACCCGATCGCAGGATGAGCTATTGTACCAGATAGCCGACAACACGATAGAATACCGGAATGAAGAATACAAAATGCTTCATCAACTCATCAGTCAATTACCTACTCTAGAAAAGGCTTTGATGCTGCTATACCTGGAAGACAAAAGCTACCAGGAAATGGCAGAAATACTGGGGCTGACAGCGGGTAACGTTGGAGTGAAGATCAACCGCATTAAAGAAAAACTGCGCAGGCAAGCGCAACCATTATTCAGATAA
- a CDS encoding cytochrome c oxidase subunit 3 produces MEGAVSSVQRKKIHPHKFALWIAIASIVMMFAGLTSAYIVRQAQGNWKTYSLPNTFWISTVVILMSSGTMMMAVKAFKQRYMPRYRMLMIVTLILGSLFALLQYIGFGQLNDSNIHLNGNPSESFLFIIAGLHLLHIAGGIIALLIVFYRASRTKVKIYNATGLEIAATYWHFMDALWIYLFVFFLANQ; encoded by the coding sequence ATGGAAGGGGCCGTTTCATCAGTGCAGAGAAAGAAAATTCACCCGCACAAATTTGCTTTATGGATAGCTATTGCCAGCATCGTAATGATGTTTGCAGGGCTAACAAGCGCCTACATTGTACGTCAGGCACAAGGTAACTGGAAGACGTATTCGCTTCCGAACACTTTCTGGATATCCACCGTGGTGATACTGATGAGCAGTGGCACTATGATGATGGCGGTAAAGGCATTCAAACAACGATATATGCCACGCTACCGTATGCTGATGATCGTTACGCTGATACTTGGGTCACTATTCGCCTTATTGCAATACATTGGTTTCGGGCAGTTGAATGATAGCAACATCCATTTGAACGGCAATCCTAGTGAATCCTTTCTGTTTATTATTGCAGGATTACACTTATTGCACATTGCGGGTGGCATTATTGCATTATTAATTGTATTTTACCGCGCCTCTAGAACAAAGGTGAAAATTTACAATGCTACCGGGCTTGAAATAGCAGCCACCTACTGGCACTTTATGGATGCATTGTGGATTTATTTATTTGTGTTCTTTCTGGCAAATCAATAA
- the cyoE gene encoding heme o synthase, translating into MLREARIRAKWHLFLLSRLRDYAQLLKPNLSIMVVFSSVVGYLLAPGVQFNWLNVVILFVGGVLVTGAANTINQILERHSDAFMKRTMSRPMPDGRMGTGEAWALAVVAGVSGVWLLGHFFNPLAGLLSLISLLLYAFAYTPMKKIHPVAVLIGAIPGALPPLIGWVAATGSLGIGGWILFMIQFFWQFPHFWAIAWVGYEDYLKAGIRMLPSNQGRTRFTGLQCMFYSIVLVPMAIMPRMVGITGNVGMWVTMACGVFYFIASVYFYIHNDHKSAKRVMFSSFIYLPVVLLALLFDKL; encoded by the coding sequence ATGTTGCGTGAAGCCCGTATCAGAGCTAAATGGCACTTGTTCTTATTATCTCGCCTTAGGGATTATGCCCAGCTGCTGAAACCCAACCTGAGTATTATGGTTGTTTTCTCTAGCGTAGTGGGCTATCTACTAGCTCCGGGTGTACAGTTCAACTGGTTGAATGTTGTCATCCTGTTTGTAGGTGGCGTACTTGTTACGGGTGCAGCCAATACCATCAATCAAATACTAGAGCGTCACAGCGATGCGTTTATGAAACGCACGATGTCGCGTCCTATGCCTGATGGCCGTATGGGTACTGGTGAAGCCTGGGCTCTTGCTGTTGTTGCAGGGGTATCTGGAGTCTGGTTGCTGGGCCATTTTTTCAACCCACTTGCTGGTTTGCTCAGCCTTATTTCTTTGCTGTTATACGCCTTTGCTTATACGCCGATGAAAAAGATCCACCCGGTGGCGGTGCTTATCGGGGCGATCCCTGGTGCATTACCTCCGCTTATAGGCTGGGTAGCTGCTACTGGTAGCCTGGGTATAGGTGGCTGGATACTTTTCATGATCCAGTTCTTCTGGCAGTTTCCACACTTCTGGGCAATTGCTTGGGTAGGATACGAAGATTACCTGAAAGCAGGTATCCGCATGTTGCCTTCCAATCAGGGAAGAACTCGTTTTACTGGTCTGCAGTGCATGTTCTATAGCATAGTATTGGTACCAATGGCTATTATGCCACGTATGGTAGGCATCACTGGTAATGTTGGTATGTGGGTCACAATGGCTTGCGGTGTGTTCTACTTCATTGCGTCTGTTTACTTTTATATACACAACGATCATAAATCGGCTAAAAGAGTGATGTTCTCGTCGTTCATATACCTGCCAGTTGTGTTGTTAGCTTTATTGTTTGATAAACTTTAA
- a CDS encoding DUF420 domain-containing protein, with the protein MLSPIIQKNDKQARLLILTVSFVVFAAVVILSKVKLEVDLGFDVHIFALVNAVINSAVSILLVAAFVAIKNKQYIAHKNLMLTAMLLSVVFLVSYIAHHLLAGDTKYGGEGTIRYVYFIILITHIFLAAIILPFILFTAYRSLTGEFEKHKKLARYTFPLWLYVSVTGVLVYLFISPYYN; encoded by the coding sequence ATGCTTAGTCCCATAATTCAAAAGAACGATAAGCAAGCACGTTTGCTGATCCTAACTGTTTCGTTCGTGGTTTTTGCAGCCGTTGTCATTCTTTCTAAAGTAAAACTGGAAGTTGACCTTGGGTTTGATGTGCACATCTTTGCCCTTGTCAATGCCGTGATCAATTCTGCTGTGTCCATTTTGCTTGTCGCAGCGTTTGTTGCCATCAAAAACAAACAGTACATCGCGCACAAAAATCTCATGTTGACAGCAATGTTGCTGTCTGTCGTTTTTCTCGTGTCTTATATTGCCCATCACCTGCTGGCCGGCGATACGAAATACGGTGGCGAAGGGACTATACGCTATGTTTATTTCATCATCCTGATCACCCATATCTTCCTGGCTGCGATCATTCTTCCGTTCATCTTGTTCACCGCCTACCGCTCACTGACCGGCGAGTTCGAGAAACACAAAAAACTGGCTCGCTATACCTTCCCATTATGGTTGTATGTTAGCGTTACCGGTGTGCTGGTTTACCTGTTCATTTCGCCATACTATAACTGA
- a CDS encoding cytochrome c oxidase subunit 3, translating to MAHSATAAAETKVWGGGRSPFNVSYGKMMMWFFLLSDAFTFGAFLISYGTTRFFSAVWPDPNHVFHAFPFMGHANLPLLFVSLMTFILIMSSVTMVLAVHAGHYGDRKGVIKWLLFTIIGGICFLSCQAWEWTHLHHQGAWWGSFTDSSAPLSGIEQFFNMKDPRVTGPLAAHGMQATHDFYNYFFTITGFHGAHVASGVVLLCLVLINSINGTYDRRGHYEMVEKIGLYWHFVDLVWVFVFTCFYLL from the coding sequence ATGGCACATTCAGCTACAGCAGCAGCGGAAACAAAAGTATGGGGTGGTGGACGCTCACCGTTTAACGTGAGCTACGGGAAGATGATGATGTGGTTTTTCCTGCTCTCAGATGCGTTCACGTTTGGCGCATTCCTTATCTCTTACGGTACTACGCGTTTCTTTAGCGCTGTATGGCCAGATCCTAACCACGTATTCCACGCATTCCCGTTCATGGGCCATGCAAACCTGCCGCTTCTGTTTGTGAGCTTGATGACCTTCATCCTGATCATGTCGTCGGTAACGATGGTACTGGCAGTACATGCGGGTCACTACGGCGATCGCAAAGGCGTTATCAAATGGTTGCTGTTCACCATTATCGGTGGTATCTGCTTCCTTAGCTGCCAGGCATGGGAATGGACGCACTTGCATCATCAAGGTGCATGGTGGGGTTCTTTCACAGACTCAAGCGCGCCGCTGTCTGGCATCGAGCAATTCTTTAACATGAAAGATCCGAGGGTTACAGGTCCGCTGGCAGCACATGGCATGCAGGCTACCCACGATTTTTATAACTACTTCTTTACCATTACCGGTTTCCACGGTGCGCACGTTGCCAGCGGTGTGGTACTGCTGTGCCTGGTGTTGATCAACTCAATCAACGGTACTTACGATCGTCGTGGCCACTATGAAATGGTTGAGAAGATCGGTCTTTACTGGCACTTTGTAGACCTTGTTTGGGTATTTGTATTCACTTGCTTCTATCTGTTATAA
- a CDS encoding gliding motility-associated C-terminal domain-containing protein: MMRATLFLLLSVLLFSLQLDAQQALWVTQLAGVGDADSRACRVAPNGNVYLAGSFSGTMDLNPSPSVYNVTSNGQRDIFLACYSAGGAFIWGFSIGGADNDVVKNLAVDANSNVVVVGQYRGYGIDFNPGAGVKNLNSVGIADGFVAVYSNSGIFKWANTIGGTTEYDDAQSTVVDQSGNIYVAGNFHSVMDIDPSQAVSKFLNSSFGTAFLIKYNSSGQLIWGFNFAGGGNAGVDNAVWAMQTDNKGFLYLGGCYTGNSDFDPSSSVASLTASGVHDGFIAKYSTDGIFQFVTDVKGAASEQVIDLVLDDGDIYSVGYTESNSMKFSGTTGTVSRPSGSDKANIFVARYDNNGEVKWGHIFGGTDVDFGWGIAVANGFVYCTGYFQNGVDFDPSANTGNLSSNGKNDIFLARYDLDGNYICSFNIGDAGNDNAYKLAADPSGNLYICGYISPGNVDFAPFSSILNMSSTGGTDVFLAKYDWSNAYNPPSGYLVGDTVCEGDEVFLQFIATSGSGPFRITYTDGTTVFTESILESGEKFAVPGGRASKSKQYKLTRIKDNSPCTPPGEPNSNASIWVNPKPYVEVSNDTTVCPGASIQLSGGGGVKYLWIPSTGLSDDKSSKPLATVHETTKYKLVVTNEYECADTGVVTVSIRPADFKVKEINDVCIGDTIQLSASGGDVYLWSPVDSLSVGNNPLPYVWVKKSCDYIVYIKDTVCGREATLKARVEVHPLPDVQIYIAKDMDCGLDYAQLGATGALTYSWQPSESLTDPQAQFTHARPTANTVYIVSGTDNWSCQNFDSVEIKVFTGKGRLFAPDAFTPNLDGKNDCYRVHIPGEVTNYELSISNRWGQEVFHSNNFSQCWDGTVGGQLAELGTYFYFYKARSSVCDDLFGKGSLQLIR, from the coding sequence ATGATGCGGGCGACCCTCTTCTTGCTACTTTCTGTATTGCTATTCAGCCTGCAACTGGATGCACAACAGGCTCTTTGGGTGACGCAACTGGCCGGCGTAGGCGATGCCGACAGCCGCGCATGTCGAGTAGCTCCCAATGGTAATGTTTACCTGGCAGGTAGCTTCTCGGGCACAATGGATCTGAATCCATCTCCTTCTGTTTATAATGTTACCAGCAATGGCCAACGCGATATCTTTCTTGCATGTTATTCTGCGGGTGGCGCTTTCATTTGGGGCTTTAGCATTGGCGGCGCTGATAACGATGTTGTCAAGAACCTTGCGGTAGATGCAAATAGTAATGTTGTTGTCGTAGGGCAATACCGTGGCTATGGCATCGATTTCAATCCAGGCGCCGGCGTTAAAAATCTGAACTCTGTTGGTATTGCCGATGGGTTTGTAGCAGTCTACAGTAACAGTGGCATTTTTAAGTGGGCAAATACCATCGGTGGTACCACCGAGTATGATGATGCTCAATCAACAGTTGTCGATCAATCGGGAAATATCTATGTAGCGGGGAACTTTCACAGCGTTATGGATATTGACCCAAGTCAAGCAGTAAGCAAATTCTTAAATAGCAGCTTTGGCACTGCATTCCTAATCAAATACAATTCATCCGGCCAGCTGATATGGGGATTCAATTTTGCAGGAGGTGGTAACGCCGGAGTAGACAATGCCGTATGGGCTATGCAGACAGATAATAAAGGTTTCCTCTACCTTGGCGGTTGTTATACAGGTAATAGTGATTTTGATCCATCATCATCCGTCGCGTCGTTGACGGCAAGTGGTGTGCACGACGGGTTTATTGCTAAGTATAGTACCGACGGCATTTTTCAGTTTGTAACAGACGTAAAAGGAGCTGCCAGTGAACAGGTGATCGACCTCGTTCTTGATGACGGCGACATATACTCAGTAGGTTACACCGAAAGCAATTCCATGAAATTCAGTGGGACTACAGGTACGGTCTCAAGGCCTTCTGGAAGCGATAAGGCGAACATATTTGTTGCACGGTATGATAACAATGGTGAGGTTAAGTGGGGGCATATTTTCGGTGGAACTGATGTTGATTTCGGGTGGGGCATAGCTGTAGCAAACGGGTTTGTTTATTGCACGGGTTATTTTCAGAATGGGGTAGATTTCGATCCATCAGCGAATACAGGGAACCTTTCTTCCAATGGTAAGAATGATATTTTCCTGGCGCGTTACGATCTAGATGGAAATTATATATGCTCGTTCAATATTGGTGATGCGGGAAATGACAATGCTTATAAGCTTGCTGCTGACCCCTCTGGCAATCTCTACATTTGCGGCTATATATCTCCCGGCAATGTCGATTTTGCGCCATTCTCTTCAATCCTTAATATGAGCAGTACCGGCGGTACCGATGTGTTCCTGGCAAAATACGATTGGAGCAATGCATATAATCCACCATCGGGATACCTGGTAGGGGATACTGTATGCGAAGGGGATGAAGTCTTTTTGCAGTTTATAGCTACATCGGGTTCCGGACCATTTAGGATCACTTATACAGATGGCACAACAGTGTTTACAGAATCCATTTTGGAGAGTGGAGAAAAATTTGCTGTTCCGGGAGGGCGTGCCAGTAAGTCTAAGCAGTACAAACTCACTCGAATAAAAGACAATTCGCCATGCACACCTCCCGGTGAGCCGAACTCAAACGCCAGTATCTGGGTTAATCCAAAACCTTATGTAGAGGTTAGTAACGATACAACTGTATGTCCCGGAGCCTCTATTCAACTATCTGGAGGTGGTGGTGTGAAATATCTTTGGATCCCTTCGACGGGACTGTCGGATGATAAGAGTTCGAAGCCATTGGCAACAGTACATGAGACGACGAAATATAAACTCGTCGTTACAAACGAATACGAATGCGCTGATACAGGCGTCGTCACTGTGTCGATAAGGCCGGCTGATTTTAAGGTAAAGGAGATCAATGATGTGTGTATTGGTGACACCATACAGCTGAGTGCTTCTGGCGGCGATGTATACCTATGGTCGCCTGTAGATTCGCTTTCTGTTGGTAATAATCCACTTCCATATGTATGGGTGAAAAAAAGCTGCGATTACATAGTGTATATTAAAGACACTGTTTGTGGCCGTGAAGCCACGTTGAAAGCGAGGGTTGAAGTACATCCATTGCCGGATGTACAGATATATATAGCAAAGGACATGGACTGCGGTCTTGACTATGCGCAGCTGGGTGCAACCGGTGCCTTGACTTATAGCTGGCAGCCCTCAGAAAGCCTGACGGATCCTCAAGCACAATTTACTCATGCCCGGCCAACGGCAAATACGGTATATATAGTATCGGGCACAGATAACTGGAGCTGTCAGAACTTTGATTCTGTTGAGATCAAAGTGTTTACCGGTAAAGGCCGGTTGTTTGCCCCCGATGCCTTTACGCCTAACCTTGACGGCAAAAATGACTGCTATCGCGTTCATATACCCGGAGAGGTTACGAACTACGAGCTCTCGATCTCGAACCGCTGGGGACAGGAGGTATTCCACTCCAACAATTTTTCGCAGTGCTGGGATGGCACTGTTGGAGGGCAATTGGCTGAGTTAGGGACATATTTTTATTTCTACAAGGCTAGGTCGAGTGTGTGCGACGATCTGTTTGGAAAAGGCTCGCTACAGCTTATAAGGTAG
- a CDS encoding low affinity iron permease family protein — MEVKHRNKLYNIFDKFSNKVTKATGSPLAFIIALTVIVIWALTGPIFGFSDTWQLIINTGTTIVTFLMVFIIQQSQNKDTIALHLKLNELIAASKNASNRLIDSEDLTEEELETIKKFYVELSALAEKETNIYTSHSIDEARKHHGKKMRRLVSSRKAEEELEALRQNINKNKSAG, encoded by the coding sequence ATGGAAGTAAAGCACAGAAACAAGCTGTATAACATATTCGACAAGTTCTCGAATAAGGTAACAAAGGCCACGGGCAGCCCTTTGGCGTTCATCATCGCGTTAACTGTTATCGTGATATGGGCACTCACAGGTCCCATCTTCGGCTTCTCCGATACCTGGCAGCTCATCATCAATACCGGCACAACCATTGTCACTTTCCTGATGGTATTCATTATTCAGCAATCGCAAAATAAAGACACCATTGCCTTACACCTGAAACTGAACGAGCTGATAGCAGCCAGCAAAAACGCCAGCAACAGGCTGATAGATAGCGAAGACCTGACGGAGGAAGAGTTGGAAACAATTAAAAAATTTTATGTTGAGCTTTCGGCGTTAGCCGAAAAAGAAACCAACATCTACACATCCCATTCCATCGACGAGGCCCGCAAACATCATGGAAAAAAAATGCGGCGTTTGGTGAGCAGCAGAAAAGCAGAAGAAGAGCTTGAAGCACTTAGACAGAACATAAATAAAAATAAGTCAGCCGGTTAA
- a CDS encoding cytochrome C oxidase subunit IV family protein encodes MSQHHHTENNIQHLYEGDQSKLYSGVMQHHTDISSAESRKQVGRIWKVFWILLAVTIVEVILGMFFSYSIPKGFLNSMFLLLTLFKAGYIVSVFMHLGDEVKSFLITVLIPLTLFIWFIIAFLADGGFWLHMNSTAPMR; translated from the coding sequence ATGTCACAGCATCATCATACAGAGAATAACATTCAGCACCTGTACGAAGGAGATCAGTCGAAACTGTACTCAGGTGTTATGCAACACCACACCGACATCAGCTCTGCGGAAAGCAGGAAGCAAGTTGGTCGTATCTGGAAAGTATTTTGGATACTCCTCGCCGTAACTATCGTAGAGGTAATCCTTGGTATGTTTTTCAGCTACAGCATACCTAAAGGTTTCCTGAACTCGATGTTCCTTCTGCTTACTCTTTTCAAAGCAGGTTATATCGTGTCAGTATTCATGCACCTTGGCGATGAAGTAAAGAGCTTCCTCATTACTGTGCTGATACCTTTGACACTGTTTATTTGGTTTATTATCGCATTCCTTGCTGACGGTGGCTTCTGGTTGCACATGAACAGCACTGCACCAATGCGTTAA
- a CDS encoding NUDIX domain-containing protein: MAKKSAGILLYRYNNKELECLLVHPGGPMHVRRDLGAWSIPKGEYDEGEVPLLAARREFEEETGYKLLGADFMALTPVKQKSGKWVHAWAVEGDFDTSTLVSNTFPLQWPPRSGKWQDVPEVDRAEWFSVHLAIEKIIPAQAALILELLQKLGG, from the coding sequence ATGGCGAAAAAAAGTGCTGGCATCTTGTTGTATCGCTATAACAATAAGGAGCTTGAATGCCTGTTAGTACATCCCGGCGGACCTATGCACGTACGGCGTGACCTCGGTGCGTGGTCGATACCCAAAGGTGAATACGACGAAGGAGAAGTGCCGCTTTTAGCTGCCAGACGTGAATTTGAAGAAGAGACAGGCTACAAGCTCTTAGGGGCTGATTTTATGGCGCTGACGCCTGTAAAACAGAAAAGTGGCAAATGGGTTCATGCCTGGGCCGTAGAGGGAGATTTTGATACATCAACCCTTGTAAGCAATACATTTCCACTACAGTGGCCGCCGCGATCAGGCAAATGGCAAGACGTGCCTGAGGTAGATAGGGCAGAGTGGTTCTCCGTTCATTTGGCTATCGAAAAGATCATCCCTGCACAAGCTGCATTGATACTCGAGCTACTCCAAAAACTTGGAGGTTAG
- a CDS encoding head GIN domain-containing protein encodes MKKGFYLFILPLILAASASCKHQFVKGTGASATETRNVQQFTAVLVEAPINAIITVDEHLAANAVQITGYSNLLPLVKTEIKGNKLRVYTDEGVHFDTDKDIEVKISMAAISSLEITGAGEALVAGNVKSDKFDLDITGAGNVTIDNINSNTFIADLSGAGSLTVKNGMVDRAVYDVTGAGEVTSFPLKAKHVEANVTGAGDVEVHATDKLNADITGVGSISYKGHPAITQNVTGAGNIEDAN; translated from the coding sequence ATGAAAAAGGGCTTCTATTTATTTATCCTCCCGCTAATTCTTGCTGCAAGTGCTTCATGTAAACACCAGTTCGTGAAAGGTACTGGCGCATCAGCTACTGAAACGCGCAATGTTCAACAATTTACAGCCGTATTGGTAGAGGCTCCTATAAATGCCATCATTACCGTGGATGAACACCTGGCTGCCAATGCTGTTCAAATAACTGGCTATAGCAACCTGCTACCACTTGTCAAAACAGAGATCAAAGGGAATAAGCTGCGTGTATACACCGATGAAGGCGTGCACTTTGATACAGACAAAGACATTGAAGTGAAAATTAGCATGGCGGCAATTTCCAGCCTTGAAATAACAGGTGCCGGTGAGGCCCTGGTGGCCGGCAATGTAAAATCCGACAAGTTTGACCTCGACATAACTGGCGCCGGCAATGTTACTATCGACAATATCAACAGCAATACATTTATCGCTGACCTTTCCGGGGCTGGCAGCCTGACGGTAAAGAATGGCATGGTTGATCGTGCAGTGTATGATGTGACGGGTGCAGGAGAAGTAACGTCCTTTCCGCTAAAAGCGAAACATGTGGAGGCAAATGTAACCGGCGCAGGTGATGTGGAAGTGCATGCAACAGACAAGTTGAATGCCGACATCACCGGTGTAGGCAGCATTAGCTATAAGGGTCATCCGGCCATCACACAGAATGTTACCGGCGCGGGTAACATTGAGGATGCTAACTAA
- a CDS encoding SCO family protein, whose amino-acid sequence MSSKGSSKKLILVLLAIAVSVGVPLSMFLTAKYLKVDKIDLPDYYLPEGVQTRVEDGKTVTDTVYHQVSDITLTNQLGNKVSLNKDLAGKVVVINFFFARCPSVCPKLTSNMILLQNAFRKNPKVRNELEQDVQLVSMTVNPEHDSFPVLRDYADRFNVNHDHWWFLTGSKQDIYNFARNELRVSVQPTEGGVEDFIHTEKIVLIDKDRYIRGYYDGLDSADIKRCAEDVVILTLEKKHKKR is encoded by the coding sequence ATGAGCAGTAAAGGATCTAGTAAAAAACTGATTTTAGTACTATTGGCGATAGCGGTATCTGTTGGGGTACCGCTATCGATGTTTTTAACGGCGAAGTATCTGAAGGTAGATAAGATAGATCTGCCCGATTACTACCTACCCGAGGGTGTTCAGACTCGCGTGGAAGATGGCAAAACAGTCACCGATACAGTTTATCACCAGGTAAGTGATATTACGCTCACCAACCAGTTGGGTAACAAGGTTTCTTTGAATAAAGATCTGGCTGGTAAGGTTGTGGTGATTAATTTCTTTTTTGCCCGCTGTCCGTCTGTATGTCCAAAGCTCACGTCAAATATGATCCTGTTGCAGAACGCGTTTCGCAAGAACCCAAAGGTGCGTAATGAGCTCGAACAGGACGTCCAACTCGTGTCGATGACGGTAAATCCTGAACACGATTCATTCCCGGTTTTGCGGGACTACGCCGATCGTTTTAATGTGAATCACGATCATTGGTGGTTCCTGACCGGTAGCAAGCAGGACATTTATAATTTTGCCCGTAATGAATTACGTGTATCAGTGCAGCCAACGGAAGGCGGTGTCGAGGACTTTATTCATACCGAGAAAATTGTCCTGATAGACAAGGATAGATACATACGCGGCTATTACGATGGACTTGATAGCGCAGATATAAAGCGTTGTGCCGAAGATGTGGTAATTCTAACATTGGAAAAGAAGCACAAAAAAAGATAA
- a CDS encoding DUF2147 domain-containing protein: protein MLRNLSMRLFLAVLLITGGYDLAAAQNDPIEGFWFNEEKSAKVHIYKGHDNRFYGKVAWLKVPTRDGKPKVDAHNPDPNKRSSPIVGLVILKGFEKDGSNAYEEGTIYDPKSGKTYSCKMTLDGTTLDVRGFIGFSMIGRSTRWFRAD, encoded by the coding sequence ATGCTCAGGAATTTGTCAATGCGCTTGTTTTTAGCAGTTTTATTAATTACCGGCGGCTACGATCTAGCCGCAGCGCAGAACGATCCTATCGAGGGTTTTTGGTTTAACGAGGAGAAATCTGCTAAAGTACATATTTACAAAGGCCATGATAACCGCTTCTATGGCAAGGTGGCCTGGCTGAAAGTGCCAACTAGAGATGGTAAACCTAAAGTTGATGCGCACAATCCAGATCCCAATAAACGAAGCAGCCCGATAGTGGGGCTTGTGATTCTGAAAGGTTTTGAAAAGGATGGGTCGAACGCCTATGAAGAGGGTACCATCTACGATCCCAAAAGCGGCAAAACGTATTCTTGTAAGATGACTCTCGACGGAACTACGCTCGATGTTCGGGGATTTATAGGTTTTTCGATGATCGGCCGGTCTACAAGATGGTTTCGTGCCGATTAA
- a CDS encoding CAP domain-containing protein, translated as MKRRTLLHSIYVVIVFTFISLASCTKDDDNLNPVPTTPGGTNTTPTASEQKLLELVNSTRAKGCNCGNTFYPAVAPVTWNDKLEAAAVSHSNWMNQNNTLSHTGANGSDPGQRITAAGYNWQAYGENVAVGYASEEDVIQAWLNSEGHCKNIMNGTFTEMGVGVSGVYWTQEFATGR; from the coding sequence ATGAAGAGAAGGACGCTGTTACATTCTATTTACGTCGTTATAGTTTTTACATTCATTTCGCTGGCATCGTGTACCAAAGACGATGATAACCTGAACCCAGTACCTACCACACCGGGTGGCACCAACACCACGCCAACCGCCAGCGAGCAAAAACTGCTTGAACTGGTAAACAGTACACGTGCTAAAGGTTGCAACTGCGGAAACACATTCTATCCTGCGGTTGCGCCGGTAACATGGAATGATAAACTGGAAGCCGCTGCAGTGAGCCATAGCAATTGGATGAATCAGAACAATACCCTGTCGCATACAGGAGCCAATGGTTCAGATCCGGGGCAGCGAATAACGGCCGCCGGTTACAACTGGCAGGCCTATGGAGAAAACGTCGCGGTCGGCTATGCAAGCGAAGAAGACGTGATACAAGCATGGCTGAACAGCGAAGGACACTGCAAGAACATCATGAACGGCACATTTACCGAAATGGGAGTAGGCGTAAGTGGTGTTTACTGGACGCAAGAGTTCGCAACAGGCCGCTAA